The DNA segment CGTACGAGAGGTTTCCTCCGAACCCGAAGAGCAGGACCGGCGCGCCGGACGGGATCTCCCTCCGCTCCACCAGCTTGGACAGGGCCATCGGGATGCTGGCGGCCGACGTGTTGCCGGAATCGACCACATCACGGGCGATCACTGCGTTCACGGCGCCGATCTTCGCGGCGACGGGCTCGATGATCCGCAGGTTGGCCTGGTGCAGCACGACGGCGGCCAGTTCCTCCGGAGTGACCCCCGCCTTCTCGCAGACCTTGCGGGCGATCGGCGGCAGCTGGGTGGTGGCCCAGCGGTAGACGGACTGGCCCTCCTGGGCGAAGCGAGGCGGTGTCCCCTCGATCCGTACGGCGTTGCCCATCGCGGGGACCGATCCCCACAGCACCGGGCCGATGCCGTCCTCCTCGCAGGCCTCGACCACGGCGGCGCCCGCACCGTCCCCCACCAGGACACAGGTGGAGCGGTCGGTCCAGTCGGCGATCTCGGCCATCTTGTCGGCGCCGATCACCAGTGCGCGCTCGGCGGATCCGGCCCGTACCGCGTGGTCGGCGATGGCCAGGGCATGGGTGAAGCCCGAGCAGACGACGTTGACGTCCATGGTCGCGGGCGAGGCCATGCCCAGCTTGGCAGCCACACGCGCGGCCATGTTGGGCGAGCGGTCGATCGCCGTGGAGGTCGCGACGAGGACCAGGTCGATCTCGCCCGGCGCCCGCCCGGCAGCGGCGAGGGCCTTGGCTCCGGCCTGGGCAGCGAGTTCGTCGACGGGCTCCTCGGGTCCGGCGATGTGGCGGGTCTTGATGCCCACCCGGGTCCGGATCCATTCGTCACTGGTGTCGACAAGGGCGGCTACATCGTCATTGGTGAGAACCTTGGCCGGCTGGTAATGGCCGAGTGCGGCGATGCGTGTTCCGGTCATGCCCGGGACCCCTCTGCTGCTGATGTCAGGAGCCCTCCAGTCTCGTCAGCGACTCACGGGTACGACGGCACGTAAAGCACCAAGATTCGGGCGCTCCTCTTGGAGGCTTCGGATCACTTCCGGGCGCCTGGCGGGCAACGGCCGCGCGTACGGGAAGCGCCGCACCCCCTGTCAGCCGGATGTCCGGTGCCGTTGCCAGGTCGCCCGCCCGGTCCGGGAGAATGGGACCGTCGAGGTCACCTCGCCGCAGCACCGATCGAAGAGTAGGACTGATTCCCATGGGCCGGGTCACCGAACGCCGCCGCATCATCCGCATCCGGGACGGAGCGGTGACCACCCGGCCCGACACCCTGGTGGCCGAGGAGCCGCTGGAGATCCGGCTGAACGGCAAGGCCCTCGCCATCACCATGCGCACCCCGGGCGACGACTTCGCCCTCGCCGCGGGATTCCTGGTCAGCGAGGGCGTGCTCGGTTCGGCGGAGGAGCTCCAGTCGATCGTGTACTGCGCGGGGGCCACCGCCGACGGCTCGAACACGTACAACGTGGTGGACGTCAGGCTGGCTCCGGGCGTCGAGCTGCCCGACATCACGCTGGAACGCAACGTCTACACCACCTCCTCGTGCGGGCTCTGCGGCAAGGCGAGCCTGGACGCGGTCCGCACCACCGCGCGCTTCCCGATCGCCGACACCCCGCCGGTCAGGGTGGAACCCCATGTGCTCGCCGTCCTCCCCGACCGGCTGCGGGCGGCGCAGCAGGTGTTCGACCGCACCGGTGGACTGCACGCGGCGGCGCTCTTCACGCCGGAGGGCGAACTGCTCGACGTACGGGAGGACGTGGGCCGCCACAACGCGGTGGACAAGCTCGTCGGCCGGGCCCTGCAGAGCGGCCTGCTCCCGCTCTCGCAGGTCGTTCTCCTGGTCTCGGGCCGGGCCTCCTTCGAACTGGCCCAGAAAGCGGTGATGGCGGGCATCCCGGTCCTCGCGGCCGTGTCCGCCCCTTCCTCGCTGGCCGTCGATCTGGCCGCCGAGTCCGGCCTGACCCTGGTCGGTTTCCTCCGCGGTTCCTCCATGAACGTCTACGCCGGCGACGAGCGGATCGCCCTGCGCTCCGGGGTGCAGGGCCCTTCGTCCGGAGCATGACGGGCTCCCCGGGTCTGATCCGGACGGAAAACCGGCCGCCCCGGTGAGCGGCTGCGGCCGCTGTTCCCTGCGCCGTGCGGCGGCAGTACGGTCAGGAGCATGACCCGTCAGCCGTCCGCAGCCCAGCGCCGGGCGATCCGCACCGCCGACGCCGAGTCCGGACTTCTCCAGGGCGCCGC comes from the Streptomyces sp. NBC_01471 genome and includes:
- the fdhD gene encoding formate dehydrogenase accessory sulfurtransferase FdhD yields the protein MGRVTERRRIIRIRDGAVTTRPDTLVAEEPLEIRLNGKALAITMRTPGDDFALAAGFLVSEGVLGSAEELQSIVYCAGATADGSNTYNVVDVRLAPGVELPDITLERNVYTTSSCGLCGKASLDAVRTTARFPIADTPPVRVEPHVLAVLPDRLRAAQQVFDRTGGLHAAALFTPEGELLDVREDVGRHNAVDKLVGRALQSGLLPLSQVVLLVSGRASFELAQKAVMAGIPVLAAVSAPSSLAVDLAAESGLTLVGFLRGSSMNVYAGDERIALRSGVQGPSSGA
- a CDS encoding beta-ketoacyl-ACP synthase III, with product MTGTRIAALGHYQPAKVLTNDDVAALVDTSDEWIRTRVGIKTRHIAGPEEPVDELAAQAGAKALAAAGRAPGEIDLVLVATSTAIDRSPNMAARVAAKLGMASPATMDVNVVCSGFTHALAIADHAVRAGSAERALVIGADKMAEIADWTDRSTCVLVGDGAGAAVVEACEEDGIGPVLWGSVPAMGNAVRIEGTPPRFAQEGQSVYRWATTQLPPIARKVCEKAGVTPEELAAVVLHQANLRIIEPVAAKIGAVNAVIARDVVDSGNTSAASIPMALSKLVERREIPSGAPVLLFGFGGNLSYAGQVVRCP